TTTTATGATTAAGTACTTGTTGTATGTAATTGTTACAGTAACATTATTTCCTTTTCAGGGACATTTATTGATATTAGCAGGACTATCTTCTATCCTAATAGGAATTTTCATTTTAAAGGCTGTTAAGGGAACGATTACTATCAACCAATCTGATTATCACAATAACCGTTATTCTATTCTATTTATGTTAGTGCTATTGATATATTCTTTGATAAGTATTATATGGTCAGAAGATTTAAATGGATGGTTAAATTACAATATATATATATATATTGCGACATGTGTCATGGTTGTTATCAATTATATATTCAAATCAAGTGAGGATTTCTATGAACTTTTCAACTATGTAGGGTTGCTTACTATTATTCACAATATTATTGGTTGGGTTAATGTAACAACTGGTAAATATATTTTTTCTACGTCTCCATTAATTCCAGATTTTAAGGAGAGGGGTAATCCACTATCATTATTTAATAATACAAATGATTTTGCTACGTTTTTAGTATTCTCAATTTTTATTTGTTTTGCAATAATGATGGTTGAAAAAAACAAAAAAATTAAATTACTATACCTATTTACAATTATGTCGTCTATTTTTTTAATCTATAAAACTATGTCTCGCGCTAATTATTTAGCTCTTGCTTTGGGTATTGCTACATATATCTTATTTATTTCAAATAGAAAAAAAGTATGGTTAATGGTTATTGGTTCGACTCTCTTATTCATCGTATCTATTTACGTTATTCCCTCTGTTTCTTTTACAGTTAATCATGTACTATTGAATAAATTTTTTAATTCAGGTGATGAGATAAGAATTAATTTGATAAAAAATGCATTTGTCTTTTTAAGAGATTCGAACGGACTGGGAATAGGCGCTGGAAACATTGCTTACTATTTAGAAAACCATAGTATTTATAATACTAATAACATCAACTCAGTACATAATTGGTGGCTAGACATTCTTGTT
This genomic interval from Jeotgalibaca arthritidis contains the following:
- a CDS encoding O-antigen ligase family protein; its protein translation is MIKYLLYVIVTVTLFPFQGHLLILAGLSSILIGIFILKAVKGTITINQSDYHNNRYSILFMLVLLIYSLISIIWSEDLNGWLNYNIYIYIATCVMVVINYIFKSSEDFYELFNYVGLLTIIHNIIGWVNVTTGKYIFSTSPLIPDFKERGNPLSLFNNTNDFATFLVFSIFICFAIMMVEKNKKIKLLYLFTIMSSIFLIYKTMSRANYLALALGIATYILFISNRKKVWLMVIGSTLLFIVSIYVIPSVSFTVNHVLLNKFFNSGDEIRINLIKNAFVFLRDSNGLGIGAGNIAYYLENHSIYNTNNINSVHNWWLDILVNYGYVIFIFYIIFYGNLIWKLNKIRLQSYTNPFIKYTSVSLISILVSYIMGSTSSSSNFPIIWIWVFFGIVVSYLNILSVDKISYKPTIEQKLLIVFTNKEAINWKH